In Topomyia yanbarensis strain Yona2022 chromosome 2, ASM3024719v1, whole genome shotgun sequence, one DNA window encodes the following:
- the LOC131682496 gene encoding zinc finger protein 3 homolog, with translation MSLLNNMVCPFEKQEVSCKICEGTDGAMESMFCDQNDDRLLNKIFKCTDVKVKPVYGIISPICEFCRSRIEHFDDNFQPQCKEYVVEKVNTISVAPDDDPFNCLDPSDIVQDAALGLLECTVDIKEEDSVEGNVREVHLETIFQKEEIEIKPESGYLLTESPSKLGALDNAEEIKDERSECQTDEGSSVHSSNGEHDDQDSEETEPEKLYHTQRTKRTNHPKSDTTLGVLKMPTKCEICGKMVTYMKDHMRLHSGDKRYQCPHCERSFIQSNNLIYHVRKHTGEKPFACDKCDKSFICKSHLLSHSRSHANDQPYVCEFCSRRFNQACNLTKHLRIHSGEKPYKCGSCSKAFMNLSNMKAHEKRHRGERNFSCEVCSKSFYDSHHLERHLAIHNRSNEKQFKCNLCQKQLNTASGLKSHMTNHERLVEKVNCSTCDEEFANPRQLKRHLKNNCIFSDSSQFSCHVCLRNFKSIVRLEKHHQQAHSGGQSEKSPREVEKDSDTVQKSIDEASPVKSKATSRGAIIDPIAVRKQLEAGLTKPFRCDVCSKQFDQARYLKVHFQIHMPNSKSFECDKCPRSFTRKEQLVFHDRVHTGSRPFICEYCPEQFIRSSDLKRHQLASHADSSVRRKKQQQPPQDPLAGADVSTQLIELPPEVLPGSDQVLIKFEIKNI, from the exons ATGAGCCTATTGAATAATATGGTTTG CCCGTTCGAGAAGCAAGAAGTCAGCTGTAAAATATGCGAAGGCACCGATGGGGCAATGGAATCGATGTTTTGCGACCAGAATGATGATCGGTtactaaacaaaattttcaagtGCACTGATGTGAAG GTTAAACCAGTATACGGAATCATTTCACCGATTTGCGAATTTTGTCGCAGCCGAATCGAACATTTTGACGATAATTTTCAGCCGCAGTGTAAAGAATACGTAGTGGAAAAGGTGAACACCATATCAGTGGCCCCTGATGATGATCCTTTCAACTGTTTAGATCCTAGCGATATCGTACAAGATGCAGCTTTGGGGTTGTTAGAGTGTACTGTGGACATTAAAGAAGAAGATAGCGTAGAAGGGAATGTACGGGAGGTGCATTTGGAGACAATATTTCAGAAGGAGGAGATTGAGATTAAACCGGAATCGGGATACCTGCTAACAGAGTCTCCGAGTAAACTGGGCGCTTTGGATAATGCGGAGGAAATTAAAGACGAGCGAAGCGAATGCCAAACCGATGAAGGAAGTAGCGTTCATAGCTCAAATGGAGAACATGATGATCAAGACTCGGAAGAGACTGAACCCGAAAAATTGTATCACACACAAAGAACAAAAAGGACAAATCATCCAAAATCGGATACAACGCTAGGTGTGCTTAAAATGCCTACCAAATGTGAAATCTGTGGGAAGATGGTGACGTACATGAAAGATCACATGCGGTTACACAGTGGAGATAAAAGGTACCAGTGTCCGCACTGTGAGCGCTCGTTTATACAAAGCAACAATTTGATTTATCACGTCCGAAAACACACAGGGGAGAAACCGTTTGCCTGTGACAAATGTgataaaagttttatttgtaaatctCACCTGCTATCTCATTCG cGATCTCACGCCAACGATCAACCGTACGTTTGCGAGTTTTGTTCTAGGCGCTTCAACCAGGCATGTAATTTAACAAAACATTTGCGCATTCACAGTGGAGAAAAACCGTACAAGTGCGGTTCCTGCAGCAAAGCCTTCATGAATCTCTCCAACATGAAAGCTCACGAAAAGCGACATCGAGGAGAGCGAAACTTTTCTTGTGAGGTCTGCTCGAAGAGCTTCTACGATAGTCATCATCTTGAGAGGCACCTAGCCATTCACAATCGTTCTAACGAGAAGCAGTTTAAATGCAATCTCTGCCAAAAGCAGCTAAATACCGCAAGCGGTCTGAAGTCTCACATGACGAACCATGAACGCCTGGTGGAGAAAGTCAACTGTAGCACCTGCGACGAAGAGTTTGCTAACCCCAGGCAGTTGAAGCGGCACTTGAAAAATAATTGTATATTCTCAGACAGTTCGCAGTTTTCGTGTCACGTTTGCTTACggaattttaaaagtatagtgCGGTTGGAAAAACATCATCAACAAGCGCATTCGGGAGGGCAGTCCGAAAAATCTCCCCGAGAGGTCGAAAAAGATTCGGACACGGTTCAAAAATCTATTGATGAAGCCAGTCCAGTCAAGTCTAAAGCTACTTCTCGGGGGGCTATAATCGATCCGATTGCAGTTCGCAAACAATTGGAAGCTGGTCTTACCAAGCCGTTCCGCTGCGACGTCTGTTCCAAACAATTCGATCAAGCACGCTACCTCAAAGTTCATTTCCAGATACACATGCCAAACAGTAAATCGTTCGAATGCGATAAATGTCCACGGTCCTTTACCCGCAAGGAGCAGCTGGTCTTTCACGATCGGGTCCACACCGGATCGAGACCGTTCATCTGTGAATATTGTCCGGAACAATTTATCCGATCAAGCGATCTGAAGCGACATCAGCTAGCATCGCATGCAGATAGTTCGGTTCGACGCAAAAAGCAGCAACAACCCCCTCAGGATCCATTGGCAGGAGCGGACGTTAGTACGCAGCTGATCGAGCTGCCACCGGAGGTACTGCCCGGTTCAGATCAGGTGCTGATCaagtttgaaattaaaaatatttag